GCTTCTAACATTATTTGGTCACGAGTTCTAAACATTGCTTGATCACGAGTTCTAAACATTATTTGGTCACGAGTTTTAAACATTGTTAGATCACAAATTCTAAACATTGTTGGTCACGAGTTCTGAATATTATTCTGATAACGAATTCTAAACATTGCTCGATGACGAGTTCTAAACATTATTTGATCACGAGTCCTGAACATTGTAAAATCACAAATTTTGTGAAGCACTGAATCTAGAGTTTCAATTACGTTGtacatatatcaaaaatattgtCATTATGCTATTCccattaaaaagaaatttgtcACTATTGAATTCTACTATAATCCAACAATGTACACTTTGCTGAGTGTAAATAAGATGTCTAGATAAAAATTGAGAACCTTTTGTATTGTAATATTAAATGTTGTAACCAATGTTATGtaccataaaaataataaaaattggaCTATAGCCTAAGTACCTAATCACTAAAATAATAAACCAGAGACCCCTAAAAGACATCCTCAAAAATCTGGAAAATCTGCTTCTGGCTCTGGCTTTGGCTGTTGAAATCACCTAACAGTAACCCAGTCATCATCAGAACACCATTCAGATTCAGGACCAAATTCACTCATTAGCCCCCGGAGCCTCTCCGCCGGCGAAGTAGACCAATACCCACAGCTCAAATttagattttcttgattttccggCGAGGGTAGAAAAGTAATTGAACATGTTACTGATGATTGAACACATTCATCAGAAACCCAATCTGGGAAATCAAATGGGCATTTAGGAGATATTGATGGAACACCATTCTTGATTTCTTCATTTAATAATGTAACCGTATCATGATCAGACACAAAAGGATGTTTTAGAAGCATCTCAGCCGTCCATCTCTTACTTGGATCTTGAATAAAGCATTTGTTTAGAAAATCCTTTCCTTCTTCTGATAGTTCTTGAGGAATTTCCGGCAACTGATTTTTAACCCCAATTGCCATTAACAATTCTGTAACACCGGAGAATTTATAAGCTGGAACTCCGGCAACCATCTCAGCTACCACACACCCAAGTGCCCATATATCCGACGGAGTACCCTGTTCGCCGCCGGTGACCATCTCCGGCGACATGTACAGTGGGGTACCTCTTAATTCACATCGCAAATCATCATCTTTCTTGATTCCAACTCTCTTCGCCAATCCAAAATCAGCGATTTTCACTTTACCATCTTCACCAAGAAGAATATTTTGAAGCTTAATATCACAATGAACATACCCAATTTCATGTACATACTGAAGCCCTTTGAGTATACCTTTTGTGTATCCACAAACTTCAAATTCCGACAACTTATAATTCTCCGATTTCTTGAGCTTTTCCGCTAACGAACCTCCAGAAGCATACTCGAgcaacaaattatacaaattttcgCCTTTTTCAAACGAATAGCTCTCACCAAAACATCGTATGATTTCTGAACACCCATTGAGTTCATCCAAGATTTTTTTCTCGTTCACGAGCGAAACAGAGTGAGAAACCCCAGATGATTTTACTACCATTAATGGAAGAAATTGAGTACTCTGTTTTCTGGGTATGGCAAGATTAACTTTTCCAAAGCTACCATGACCAATAGCTTCACCACGAACCCAATCCATGGAGAATCTTTACAAAATTTCGTCAAATttaggattttattttttttaggtaaAAGAGTGAGAGAGAAAACAGAGGAGTCTCTAAGTCACAACGAACTCTGTTTTACACacgctaaatatatatataaggtttTTTTTGGGGAcagttttccttttttgtttccGTGAGAAAGTGGgtatatgattttatttgtttaccATAATCATAAtgtatgatttaaaaaaaaaaaaaaaagagcacgtgtttttggaaatatatttcttccaaatttggtTGAAAC
This window of the Solanum pennellii chromosome 2, SPENNV200 genome carries:
- the LOC107010490 gene encoding mitogen-activated protein kinase kinase kinase 18-like: MDWVRGEAIGHGSFGKVNLAIPRKQSTQFLPLMVVKSSGVSHSVSLVNEKKILDELNGCSEIIRCFGESYSFEKGENLYNLLLEYASGGSLAEKLKKSENYKLSEFEVCGYTKGILKGLQYVHEIGYVHCDIKLQNILLGEDGKVKIADFGLAKRVGIKKDDDLRCELRGTPLYMSPEMVTGGEQGTPSDIWALGCVVAEMVAGVPAYKFSGVTELLMAIGVKNQLPEIPQELSEEGKDFLNKCFIQDPSKRWTAEMLLKHPFVSDHDTVTLLNEEIKNGVPSISPKCPFDFPDWVSDECVQSSVTCSITFLPSPENQENLNLSCGYWSTSPAERLRGLMSEFGPESEWCSDDDWVTVR